A single region of the Actinoplanes sp. SE50/110 genome encodes:
- a CDS encoding DHA2 family efflux MFS transporter permease subunit, with the protein MSTLLDRPRKAGREASADTGRWWALVVLSLAQLMVVLDATIVNIALPTAQASLHFSNADRQWVVTGYALAFGSLLLLGGRLSDFFGRKRMFLIGLIGFASASALGGAANGLEMLIVARALQGAFGAALAPAALSLLSTTFTEPAERGKAFGIFGAISGAGGGIGLLLGGVLTEYVSWRWCLYVNLVIAALAVAGAMLKLKDEPSGAHGRIDVPGTIAAVVGLVGLVYGLGKAETDGWTARGTLGPIIVGVVALILFVLIERRVEHPLLPLRVVLDRNRGGSYASIAIAGAGMFGIFLFLTYYLAVVLHFTPVKTGLAFLPMLGSVMLTATTAGSILAPKVGPRPLVPLGALVAAGGLLLLTRLDLDSTYASGVLPGLIVIGLGLGLVFAPTQNAATSGVEHRDAGVASAMINTVQQIGGSIGTALLSSFAATAATDYAKGKQPSQLLQLQAQIESYHTVFWWSAGFFVLAAVVALVLFRTGPLDVDPDAPPAMAH; encoded by the coding sequence ATGAGCACCCTTCTTGATCGACCCCGGAAAGCCGGACGTGAGGCGTCGGCCGACACCGGCCGCTGGTGGGCGCTGGTGGTGCTCTCCCTGGCGCAGCTGATGGTGGTGCTCGACGCCACGATCGTGAACATCGCGCTGCCCACCGCGCAGGCCTCGCTGCACTTCTCGAACGCCGACCGCCAGTGGGTGGTCACCGGATACGCGCTCGCCTTCGGCAGCCTGCTGCTGCTCGGCGGCCGGCTCTCCGACTTCTTCGGCCGCAAGCGGATGTTCCTCATCGGCCTGATCGGCTTCGCCTCGGCGTCCGCTCTCGGCGGCGCCGCCAACGGCCTGGAGATGCTGATCGTGGCCCGCGCGCTGCAGGGCGCGTTCGGCGCGGCGCTGGCCCCGGCCGCGCTCTCGCTGCTGTCCACCACGTTCACCGAGCCGGCCGAGCGCGGCAAGGCGTTCGGCATCTTCGGCGCCATCTCCGGCGCCGGCGGCGGCATCGGCCTGCTGCTCGGCGGCGTGCTCACCGAGTACGTGTCCTGGCGCTGGTGCCTCTACGTCAACCTGGTGATCGCCGCCCTCGCGGTGGCCGGCGCGATGCTGAAGCTCAAGGACGAGCCGTCCGGCGCGCACGGCCGGATCGACGTGCCCGGCACCATCGCCGCCGTGGTCGGCCTGGTCGGCCTCGTCTACGGTCTGGGCAAGGCGGAGACCGACGGCTGGACGGCCCGCGGGACCCTCGGCCCGATCATCGTCGGCGTCGTCGCCCTGATCCTCTTCGTGCTGATCGAGCGCCGCGTCGAGCACCCGCTGCTGCCGCTGCGCGTCGTCCTGGACCGCAACCGCGGCGGCTCGTACGCCTCGATCGCGATCGCCGGCGCCGGCATGTTCGGCATCTTCCTGTTCCTCACCTATTACCTGGCCGTCGTGCTGCACTTCACCCCGGTGAAGACCGGCCTGGCGTTCCTGCCGATGCTCGGCTCGGTGATGCTGACCGCGACCACGGCCGGCTCCATCCTGGCCCCGAAGGTCGGCCCGCGCCCGCTGGTCCCGCTCGGCGCCCTGGTCGCGGCCGGCGGCCTGCTCCTGCTCACCCGACTGGACCTGGACTCCACGTACGCTTCCGGGGTCCTGCCCGGCCTGATCGTCATCGGTCTCGGCCTCGGCCTGGTCTTCGCACCCACGCAGAACGCCGCCACCTCCGGCGTCGAGCACCGCGACGCCGGCGTCGCCTCCGCGATGATCAACACGGTGCAGCAGATCGGCGGCTCGATCGGCACCGCGCTGCTCAGCTCGTTCGCGGCCACCGCCGCCACCGACTATGCGAAGGGCAAGCAGCCCAGCCAGCTGCTGCAACTGCAGGCCCAGATCGAGAGCTACCACACGGTGTTCTGGTGGTCGGCCGGCTTCTTCGTCCTGGCCGCGGTCGTCGCGCTGGTGCTGTTCCGGACCGGCCCGCTCGACGTCGACCCGGACGCCCCGCCCGCGATGGCGCACTGA
- a CDS encoding 6-phosphofructokinase, translating into MRIGVLTGGGDCPGLNAVIRAVVRKGVTAYGHEFVGFRDGWKGPLEGLTKPLGIAEVRGILPRGGTILGSSRTNPFKIEGGVERIKANLAEQGVDALVAIGGEDTLGVATKLHDLGVNVVGVPKTIDNDLNATDFTFGFDTAVNIAMEAIDRLHTTAESHHRTLVVEVMGRHAGWIALHAGLAGGANVILLPERKFDVEQVATYVTKRFQVEYAPIVVVAEGAQPLDGQMVLHNQELDSFGHVRLGGIGQWLAEQLEEKTGKEARTVVLGHIQRGGTPTAFDRVLSTRFGLQAIDAVHEGDFGKMMALRGTDIVRVPLIEGTGELKTVPLSRYEEAEVFFGN; encoded by the coding sequence ATGCGTATCGGCGTGCTCACCGGTGGCGGCGACTGCCCCGGTCTCAACGCGGTCATCCGTGCCGTGGTGCGCAAGGGCGTCACCGCTTACGGCCACGAGTTCGTCGGCTTCCGCGACGGCTGGAAGGGTCCGCTGGAGGGTCTGACGAAGCCGCTGGGCATCGCGGAGGTCCGGGGCATCCTGCCGCGCGGCGGCACCATCCTGGGCTCCTCGCGCACCAACCCCTTCAAGATCGAGGGTGGCGTCGAGCGGATCAAGGCCAACCTGGCTGAGCAGGGTGTCGACGCGCTGGTCGCGATCGGCGGCGAGGACACCCTCGGCGTCGCGACCAAGCTGCACGACCTGGGCGTCAACGTGGTCGGCGTGCCGAAGACGATCGACAACGACCTGAACGCCACCGACTTCACCTTCGGCTTCGACACCGCGGTCAACATCGCGATGGAGGCCATCGACCGGCTGCACACCACCGCCGAGTCGCACCACCGCACCCTGGTCGTCGAGGTCATGGGCCGGCACGCCGGCTGGATCGCGCTGCACGCCGGTCTCGCCGGTGGCGCCAACGTCATCCTGCTGCCGGAGCGCAAGTTCGACGTCGAGCAGGTCGCGACGTACGTGACCAAGCGCTTCCAGGTGGAGTACGCGCCGATCGTGGTCGTCGCCGAGGGCGCCCAGCCGCTCGACGGCCAGATGGTGCTGCACAACCAGGAGCTGGACAGCTTCGGCCACGTCCGCCTCGGCGGCATCGGCCAGTGGCTGGCCGAGCAGCTGGAGGAGAAGACCGGCAAGGAGGCCCGCACGGTCGTCCTCGGTCACATCCAGCGCGGCGGCACCCCGACCGCGTTCGACCGGGTGCTCTCCACCCGCTTCGGCCTGCAGGCGATCGACGCCGTGCACGAGGGCGACTTCGGCAAGATGATGGCGCTGCGCGGCACCGACATCGTCCGGGTCCCGCTGATCGAGGGCACCGGCGAGCTGAAGACCGTCCCGCTGTCGCGGTACGAAGAGGCCGAGGTCTTCTTCGGCAACTGA
- the proC gene encoding pyrroline-5-carboxylate reductase has protein sequence MGEAVLAGLLRSGWPADRIVVTARRPARGAELTGKYGVTLAGNTAAAGRAGIVVVGVKPQDAGPLLDEIAPELSPGTLVVSLCAGLTTGFFAGRLPADTPVIRVMTNTPALVGEAMTALSAGAHATGEHLDAAEELFRPLGATVRVPEYQQDAVTALSGSGPAYFYLIAEAMIDAGVLLGLPRAVAHRLIVQTAAGSAAMLRDSGEHPVLLREAVTSPAGTTAAALRELERHGVRAALLAALEAARDRAAELAG, from the coding sequence ATGGGCGAGGCCGTGCTGGCCGGCCTGCTCCGGTCCGGATGGCCGGCCGACCGGATCGTGGTCACCGCCCGGCGCCCGGCCCGCGGCGCGGAGCTGACCGGCAAGTACGGCGTGACGCTGGCCGGCAACACCGCGGCCGCCGGGCGCGCCGGCATCGTGGTGGTCGGCGTGAAACCGCAGGACGCCGGCCCGCTGCTCGACGAGATCGCGCCGGAACTGTCCCCCGGCACGCTCGTGGTCTCCCTGTGCGCCGGCCTGACCACCGGCTTCTTCGCCGGCCGGCTGCCCGCCGACACCCCGGTGATCCGGGTGATGACCAACACCCCGGCCCTGGTCGGCGAGGCGATGACGGCTCTCTCCGCGGGCGCGCATGCGACCGGCGAGCACCTGGACGCCGCCGAGGAGCTGTTCCGGCCGCTCGGCGCGACCGTCCGGGTCCCGGAGTACCAGCAGGACGCGGTCACCGCGCTGTCCGGCTCCGGCCCGGCGTACTTCTACCTGATCGCCGAGGCGATGATCGACGCCGGCGTGCTGCTCGGGCTGCCCCGGGCGGTCGCGCATCGGCTGATCGTGCAGACCGCGGCCGGTTCCGCGGCGATGCTGCGCGACTCGGGGGAGCATCCGGTGCTGCTGCGCGAGGCGGTCACCTCGCCGGCCGGGACGACCGCCGCGGCGCTGCGCGAGCTGGAGCGGCACGGGGTGCGCGCGGCACTGCTCGCGGCGCTGGAGGCGGCCCGGGACCGGGCGGCCGAGCTCGCTGGGTGA